Proteins from one Corallococcus exiguus genomic window:
- a CDS encoding ROK family protein translates to MADASAKNGHRAGNGARNGKGRVWGGIDLGGTKIEAVIVDARGDVLGRARHVTPATGGPGEVVKELYGTLGEAAHAVGIEPAKLVGVGVGVPGSVDANNGTLSHTANVAGGWDAPYPLASDLGDLVGGGKVMLGNDVQVAVAAEYKLGAGRGHRSVLGVWWGTGVGGGLVLNGVPWRGQGSAGEIGHMVVKPNGARCGCGRRGCLEAYAGRACMESKARSAARKGEKTILFDIMRDKNRTRLSSSVWASALKQKDPLATRLIERAIDMLGVAIASVINLLDLEAVVIGGGLGSRLGPMYMGHIQDAMHPHLFITERKPVMRIAELGDLSGAIGAALLAGPRM, encoded by the coding sequence ATGGCCGACGCGTCAGCGAAGAACGGGCACCGCGCGGGGAACGGAGCGCGCAACGGCAAGGGCCGCGTCTGGGGAGGCATCGACCTGGGCGGCACGAAAATCGAGGCCGTCATCGTGGATGCGCGCGGCGACGTGCTGGGCCGGGCCCGCCACGTGACCCCCGCGACGGGCGGCCCGGGCGAGGTGGTGAAGGAGCTCTACGGCACGCTGGGCGAGGCCGCGCATGCCGTGGGCATCGAGCCCGCGAAGCTCGTGGGCGTGGGTGTGGGCGTGCCGGGCTCGGTGGATGCGAACAACGGCACGCTCTCGCACACGGCCAACGTCGCGGGCGGCTGGGATGCGCCCTATCCGCTGGCGTCGGACCTGGGCGACCTGGTGGGCGGCGGCAAGGTGATGCTGGGCAACGACGTCCAGGTGGCGGTCGCGGCCGAGTACAAGCTGGGCGCGGGCCGCGGCCACCGCTCCGTGCTGGGCGTGTGGTGGGGCACGGGCGTGGGCGGGGGCCTGGTGCTCAACGGCGTGCCGTGGCGCGGGCAGGGCTCCGCCGGCGAGATTGGCCACATGGTGGTGAAGCCCAACGGCGCGCGCTGTGGCTGCGGCCGGCGTGGCTGCCTGGAGGCCTACGCGGGGCGCGCGTGCATGGAGAGCAAGGCGCGCTCGGCGGCGAGGAAGGGGGAAAAAACCATCCTCTTCGACATCATGCGCGACAAGAATCGCACGCGCCTGTCCAGCAGCGTCTGGGCGAGCGCGCTGAAGCAGAAGGATCCGCTGGCGACGCGGCTCATCGAGCGGGCCATCGACATGCTGGGCGTGGCCATCGCCTCCGTCATCAACCTGCTGGACCTGGAGGCCGTCGTCATCGGAGGCGGGCTGGGGTCCCGGCTGGGCCCCATGTACATGGGCCACATCCAGGACGCCATGCACCCGCACCTGTTCATCACGGAGCGCAAGCCCGTGATGCGCATCGCCGAACTGGGGGACCTGTCCGGCGCCATCGGCGCGGCGCTGCTCGCGGGCCCGCGGATGTGA
- a CDS encoding MraY family glycosyltransferase has translation MVTFFVAFLVSLLVALVLTWRVRERALAWGWLDQANSSRKVHVRPVPRLGGIGIVGGFFAPLCALFIVDSGVGDQFLAQTSLIVGLFVGGAIIAALGFYDDLKGAGAKLKFSVQFAVALGLYALGFRIEVLANPFGAELTLGLLSLPLTVLWVVGVINALNLIDGLDGLAGGVAFFGVGTHFLLALVRGDVLLCLLMVALAGAILGFLVFNFNPASIFMGDTGSMFLGFVLAAVSIKTSSKSGTAVALLVPVMALGLPIMDTLLAMVRRSLLGRPMFSADKEHIHHRLMSRLLLSHRTTVLVLYALCTLFMLTALGLSFANSIQSALLLSGIGVVIMVLMRKLGYLDVRHMDAVQQTRQRNLELRSLVRSVTAAVRAAGSFQAVWNAVRPLSQGLSLSSLELRLRRPHEGVNAGVVFESQHPDAGAEAALEVRLDVKEEESLLGALRLVWRDGRAAIDRDEELALEVVADAVAERVGQLVALEAAEPERIIALRR, from the coding sequence ATGGTCACCTTCTTCGTCGCCTTCCTCGTGTCGCTCCTCGTGGCGCTGGTGCTCACGTGGCGCGTGCGTGAGCGTGCGCTGGCGTGGGGCTGGTTGGATCAGGCGAACTCCAGCCGCAAGGTGCACGTGCGGCCCGTCCCCCGGCTGGGCGGCATTGGCATCGTGGGGGGCTTCTTCGCGCCGCTGTGCGCGCTGTTCATCGTGGACTCGGGCGTGGGGGACCAGTTCCTCGCGCAGACGTCGCTCATCGTCGGCCTCTTCGTGGGCGGCGCCATCATCGCGGCGCTGGGCTTCTACGACGACCTCAAGGGCGCGGGCGCGAAGCTGAAGTTCTCCGTGCAGTTCGCGGTGGCGCTGGGCCTGTACGCGTTGGGCTTCCGCATCGAGGTGCTGGCCAACCCCTTTGGCGCGGAGCTGACGCTGGGGCTCTTGAGCCTGCCGCTGACGGTGCTGTGGGTGGTGGGCGTCATCAACGCGCTCAACCTCATCGACGGGTTGGACGGGCTGGCGGGCGGCGTCGCGTTCTTCGGCGTGGGCACCCACTTCCTGCTCGCGCTGGTGCGCGGGGACGTGCTGCTGTGCCTGCTGATGGTGGCGCTCGCGGGCGCCATCCTCGGGTTCCTGGTGTTCAACTTCAACCCGGCCTCCATCTTCATGGGGGACACGGGCAGCATGTTCCTGGGCTTCGTGCTCGCGGCCGTGTCCATCAAGACGTCGTCGAAGAGCGGCACCGCGGTGGCGCTGCTCGTGCCGGTGATGGCGCTGGGCCTGCCCATCATGGACACGCTGCTGGCCATGGTGCGCCGCTCGCTGCTGGGCAGACCCATGTTCAGCGCGGACAAGGAGCACATCCACCACCGGCTGATGAGCCGCCTGCTGTTGTCCCACCGCACCACCGTGCTGGTGCTCTACGCGCTGTGCACGCTGTTCATGCTCACCGCGCTGGGGCTCAGCTTCGCCAACAGCATCCAGAGCGCGCTGCTGCTCAGCGGCATCGGCGTGGTCATCATGGTGCTGATGCGCAAGCTGGGTTACCTGGACGTGCGCCACATGGACGCCGTCCAGCAGACGCGCCAGCGCAACCTGGAGCTGCGCTCGCTGGTGCGCTCCGTCACCGCCGCGGTGCGCGCGGCCGGTTCGTTCCAGGCGGTGTGGAACGCCGTCCGTCCGCTGTCCCAGGGGCTGAGCCTGTCCTCGCTGGAGCTGCGCCTGCGCCGCCCGCACGAGGGCGTGAACGCGGGCGTCGTCTTTGAGTCCCAGCACCCGGACGCTGGCGCCGAGGCCGCGCTGGAGGTCCGCCTGGACGTGAAGGAGGAGGAGTCCCTGCTCGGCGCGCTGCGCCTGGTCTGGCGCGATGGCCGGGCCGCCATCGACCGGGACGAGGAGCTGGCGCTGGAGGTGGTCGCGGACGCGGTGGCCGAACGCGTGGGGCAGCTGGTGGCGCTGGAGGCCGCGGAGCCCGAGCGCATCATCGCGCTGCGGCGGTGA
- a CDS encoding glycosyltransferase family protein: MSRAWHLLTGEYPPAPGGVSDHSRSIAHALLKAGETVHVWTPGADGLTDDQGVTVHRWPGLFTPPGLVRLTRELDAMPGPRRLFLQYVPHAFGLKAMNVPFCAWFAARRRDERELFLHEAVYPWSPGAPWKHQVLAGVTRVMLRTLALGVERAYVSIPTWAEHLPEPLRSQARWCPIPSPLPLDVPGDEVCAVRDALGGPTVAHFGTYGGAIAGPLEAVLVPLLQRDERRQALLLGRGSQGWCEALGRKHPALARRLHARDGLAPEAVAVHLRAAELLVQPYPDGVSARRSSAMGGLGLGLPIVTNTGHLSETLWRELRPVALADDASPTALLALAEHLLEHEEERRTLGERAARVYREHFALEHTVAHLLRRGVTA; the protein is encoded by the coding sequence GTGAGCCGCGCGTGGCATCTGTTGACGGGGGAGTATCCGCCGGCCCCCGGTGGCGTCTCCGACCATTCGCGGAGCATCGCCCACGCGCTCTTGAAGGCAGGGGAGACGGTGCACGTCTGGACGCCTGGGGCCGACGGGCTCACGGATGATCAGGGCGTGACCGTGCACCGGTGGCCCGGCCTCTTCACGCCGCCGGGTCTGGTGCGCCTGACGCGCGAGCTGGATGCGATGCCAGGTCCCCGGAGGCTGTTCCTCCAGTACGTGCCGCACGCATTCGGATTGAAGGCGATGAACGTGCCGTTCTGCGCCTGGTTCGCGGCGAGGCGGCGGGACGAACGCGAGCTGTTCCTCCATGAGGCAGTGTACCCGTGGAGTCCGGGCGCGCCTTGGAAGCACCAGGTGCTCGCGGGAGTCACCCGGGTGATGCTGCGCACGCTGGCGCTTGGCGTGGAGCGCGCCTACGTGTCCATCCCCACCTGGGCGGAGCACCTGCCGGAGCCACTGCGGTCCCAGGCCCGGTGGTGTCCCATTCCCAGTCCCCTGCCCCTGGACGTGCCAGGGGACGAAGTGTGCGCGGTGCGGGATGCGCTTGGCGGCCCCACGGTGGCGCATTTCGGGACGTATGGCGGGGCCATCGCGGGACCGCTGGAGGCCGTGCTCGTGCCGTTGTTGCAGCGGGATGAACGGCGGCAAGCACTACTGCTGGGCCGGGGCAGTCAGGGCTGGTGTGAGGCCCTGGGACGGAAGCATCCCGCGCTGGCCCGCAGACTTCATGCGAGGGACGGACTGGCACCAGAGGCCGTGGCCGTGCACCTGCGCGCGGCGGAGCTGCTGGTGCAGCCGTATCCCGACGGCGTCAGCGCCCGGCGAAGCAGCGCGATGGGCGGATTGGGACTGGGCCTGCCCATCGTCACCAACACCGGGCACCTGAGCGAAACGCTGTGGCGCGAACTGCGGCCAGTGGCGCTCGCGGATGATGCTTCACCCACCGCGCTGCTTGCGCTCGCGGAGCACCTGTTGGAGCACGAGGAAGAGCGCCGGACCCTGGGTGAGCGCGCGGCGCGCGTGTACCGTGAGCACTTCGCGCTGGAGCACACGGTGGCGCACCTGCTGCGCCGCGGAGTCACCGCGTGA
- a CDS encoding oligosaccharide flippase family protein — protein sequence MSSRSPPAPDAADAPPLGVSDVKVRAQRSIIALLLRTVGSLGLRVVSSLTLSHLLFPGDYGVFAIVAFTSAMGAFLGDLGLSASLVRQQHEPTQDEITSAFWSHQAFTVFIVGAIVLLAPWLSSTYELGPSGAAMVGTMAIGLFFHSLRVIPVMMLERQLRFPTLARIELIESVAQTAGSILLASMHFGAWSLIGGGLVRGAVGMVLFWAAAGWKPQGTFRWDIVKRLLSFGIWFQLTGIIPAALQGWIPLVVGRMEGKDGVGLVNWATALASVPLAVSSVLTRVAYPAYSRMQEDSAALADYLRTSIRRVSAVLCLAIPFGVIALPPFIPVVFGERWSLASTLVQWFTIEASMLAVQGLLASQQNASGHARERMYVAITGSLLRFGLGVLAVMHWGIVGVGVSATAVTLTELWFTARLVSRRNPHLSRLEFEVMEPFLTVGALLALAVGCSRLAMGQDGLLVQALVAAGLLTALVLAREATRRGLSLLGELRALVQHLRARRAPP from the coding sequence ATGAGCAGCCGTTCCCCTCCCGCGCCGGACGCCGCTGACGCTCCGCCCCTGGGCGTGTCGGACGTGAAGGTCCGCGCGCAGCGCTCCATCATCGCACTGCTCCTGCGGACGGTCGGCTCGCTGGGGCTGCGCGTGGTGAGCTCGCTCACCCTGTCGCATCTGCTGTTCCCCGGGGACTATGGCGTGTTCGCCATCGTCGCCTTCACCTCCGCGATGGGCGCGTTCCTGGGGGACCTGGGGCTCAGCGCCTCGCTGGTGCGCCAGCAGCACGAACCCACGCAGGACGAAATCACCTCCGCCTTCTGGAGCCACCAGGCGTTCACCGTCTTCATCGTGGGCGCCATCGTGCTGCTCGCGCCGTGGCTGTCGAGCACCTACGAGTTGGGGCCTTCGGGCGCGGCCATGGTGGGCACGATGGCGATCGGCCTGTTCTTCCACTCGCTGCGCGTCATCCCCGTCATGATGCTGGAGCGGCAGCTGCGCTTCCCGACGCTCGCGCGCATCGAGCTCATCGAGAGCGTGGCGCAGACGGCGGGCAGCATCCTGCTGGCCTCGATGCACTTCGGGGCGTGGTCGCTCATTGGCGGCGGGCTGGTGCGGGGCGCGGTGGGCATGGTGCTGTTCTGGGCGGCGGCGGGCTGGAAGCCCCAGGGCACGTTCCGCTGGGACATCGTCAAGCGGCTCTTGTCCTTCGGCATCTGGTTCCAGCTCACGGGCATCATCCCCGCGGCGCTCCAGGGATGGATTCCGCTCGTGGTGGGGCGCATGGAGGGCAAGGACGGGGTGGGCCTGGTGAACTGGGCGACCGCGCTGGCCTCCGTGCCGCTGGCGGTGAGTAGCGTCCTCACCCGCGTCGCATATCCGGCGTACAGCCGCATGCAGGAGGACTCGGCCGCGCTGGCGGACTACCTGCGCACGTCCATCCGGCGAGTGAGCGCGGTCCTGTGTCTGGCCATCCCGTTCGGCGTCATCGCGCTGCCGCCCTTCATCCCGGTGGTCTTCGGTGAGCGCTGGAGCCTCGCGTCCACGCTGGTGCAGTGGTTCACCATCGAGGCATCGATGCTGGCGGTGCAGGGCCTGCTGGCCTCGCAGCAGAACGCCAGCGGTCACGCACGGGAGCGGATGTACGTGGCCATTACCGGGAGCCTGCTGCGCTTCGGCCTGGGAGTGCTGGCGGTGATGCACTGGGGCATCGTGGGCGTCGGCGTGAGCGCGACGGCCGTGACGCTCACGGAGCTGTGGTTCACGGCGAGGCTGGTGTCCCGCCGAAACCCGCACCTGTCGCGGCTCGAGTTCGAGGTCATGGAGCCGTTCCTCACGGTGGGCGCGCTGCTCGCGCTCGCGGTGGGCTGTTCGCGGCTCGCGATGGGACAGGATGGGCTGCTGGTACAGGCGCTGGTGGCGGCGGGGCTGTTGACCGCGCTGGTGCTCGCGCGTGAGGCCACGCGGCGAGGCCTGTCGTTGCTGGGAGAGCTGCGCGCCCTGGTCCAGCACCTGCGCGCGAGGCGGGCGCCTCCGTGA
- a CDS encoding glycosyltransferase family 4 protein, producing the protein MDPREEGWPSMDLVGEALVEGLAAFPAEVGVTPVRPSIPHAVRALPRVGSRKAAFNADRLLTRFGLYPARLLRERVGHDAFHVVDHTYAQLIHALPAERTGVFCHDLDAFRSVLEPHREPRPTWFRLMARATLKGLERAAIVFHSTQQVRDELLAHGVVPPERLVWAPYGVSPEYRLDPVPGDASEAVLAPLKGRPYLLHVGSAIRRKRLDVLFDVFAALRARHPDLMLVQQGGELDATQQAQVARLGLKDALLQPPRQERATLAGLYRRARAVLVPSDAEGFGLPVIEALACGVPVVASDLPVLREVGADACTYCPVGDVAAWSETVDALLTGRVPAPSAETRHARAARFTWSAHARTVLDAYLHRLDRPGRV; encoded by the coding sequence ATGGATCCGCGCGAGGAGGGCTGGCCCAGCATGGACCTGGTGGGCGAAGCGCTCGTCGAGGGACTGGCTGCGTTTCCCGCCGAGGTCGGCGTCACTCCCGTGCGTCCATCCATTCCCCACGCCGTGCGCGCCCTACCCCGCGTGGGCAGCCGCAAGGCCGCCTTCAACGCGGACCGTCTGCTCACCCGCTTCGGCCTCTATCCCGCGCGATTGCTGCGTGAGCGAGTCGGCCACGATGCGTTCCACGTCGTGGACCACACCTACGCGCAGCTCATTCACGCGCTGCCCGCGGAGCGCACCGGCGTCTTCTGCCATGACCTGGATGCCTTCCGTTCCGTCCTGGAGCCCCACCGCGAACCACGCCCCACGTGGTTCCGCCTGATGGCGAGAGCCACGCTCAAGGGCCTGGAGCGCGCGGCCATCGTCTTCCACAGCACTCAGCAGGTCCGCGACGAACTGCTCGCGCACGGCGTGGTGCCTCCCGAGCGATTGGTGTGGGCGCCCTACGGAGTCTCGCCGGAGTACCGGCTCGACCCCGTTCCCGGAGACGCCAGCGAAGCCGTGCTCGCACCGCTGAAGGGCCGGCCGTACCTGCTGCACGTGGGCAGTGCCATCCGTCGCAAGCGGCTGGACGTGCTCTTCGACGTCTTCGCCGCGCTGCGCGCCCGGCATCCGGACCTCATGCTGGTGCAGCAGGGCGGCGAACTGGACGCGACCCAACAGGCACAGGTGGCGCGGCTCGGCTTGAAGGACGCGCTGCTGCAACCTCCCCGGCAGGAGCGGGCCACGCTCGCGGGCCTGTACCGGCGTGCCCGCGCTGTGCTGGTGCCCAGCGACGCGGAGGGCTTCGGCCTGCCCGTCATCGAAGCGCTGGCATGTGGTGTCCCCGTGGTGGCCAGCGACCTGCCGGTGCTGCGCGAAGTGGGCGCCGACGCCTGCACGTACTGCCCGGTGGGCGACGTGGCCGCATGGTCGGAGACGGTAGACGCCCTGCTCACGGGTCGCGTGCCCGCGCCATCCGCGGAGACGCGGCATGCACGGGCCGCACGCTTCACGTGGAGCGCCCATGCGCGCACCGTGTTGGACGCGTATCTGCATCGCCTTGACCGCCCCGGGCGGGTCTGA